The nucleotide window GGGTAACGCAAACATTAGATTATAACCCAGAAGAAGATACTGTACCCTGTAATATTAGAGAATAGTAGTTAAAAAACACCTTCAATAcaaatgactttttaaattaccagattgtaaccccccccccttattcCTTTTCTACGACTCTTGTTCCCTTCTACCCACACGCATGTATCGGGATGTGCTCTACTGGAACACAAAACCTACAGTTAATTATTTGGGAAGATTATTCTGTGTTCATGCTCAAAAGCGTTATTAGCAACTTATGTTAATGATTGCAGATttcaaatttgtgtgtgtgtgtgtgtgtgtgtgtgtgtgtgtgtgtgtgtgtgtgtgtgtgtgtgtgtgtgtgtgtgtgtgtgtgtgtgtgtttgttcacaGTGACATGAAGAATGCTGTCATAGGAAACAACAAGCAAAAGGCCAATCTGATCGTCCTCGGAGCGGTGCCGAGGTTCGTCTCTGCACTCATTCCCACCTTGTCTTTGTGACCGTTACAAAGTGTTTTCATTCAAGATGCAGACACAACACTGGTCTTACATAACATGCTTTTGTTCAAACAGACCCTAAAAATGATGAGCGTCATTAACAGGTTATTTAGAACAGTGATTCCCAATCAGGGGTACTTGGACAACGAGGGGTTACTTTTGCAGTTGCCAGGGTCAGgggttttgtcatttaaaaaaaaaattgaagttatGATTTGATTGGAAGAATGAATCCATATGTTTATACTAATTGAACACCTAAACACTATATGTTGCAGTTATGTAAGAGTGCGTGAGAACTATTAAGCAAGCGAGCGCAAAAGTTTAAACGGGTAGAAGTAAAAGGAGAAGCAGTTTAAATAGTTAGATAAAAGTAAGGTTAATGGATAAGTGGTTGAAACCTCCATCTTTACTCCAAGTAGAACTAGAAGGCTAGTTTCTGAACCAGAAAAAACGATTCCGACACGCTAGTCTTTCTGTGTCGGGATCATGAAGCGTCCCAGATGTTGGATTGCTAATCTTTTATTATGCCACACCACTTAGTTGGTCCTGACCTTCGTAATTGAGCATGTCGCTGAACGTTTGTCTGCGGCATGTCTGTCGGGTCAAAATCTGTCTGAATCTGTGAAGTCTGATCCTGGCATTGTATACATTTGGTGCATACAGTGGGAATCGATGACGTGGTACGTGAGTTCatttagtctcgcattgccgaaccttcctctacagcgtcgcggaggagggtctgggtcGTCCACGTTAATTTACCAAAGGTtagaacacaaagaaagcagaaggtaacggaGACTGGGCTAAAAAAGGGGGACATCTGGCGGAAATTTGGGCAGCACGTGAACAATCCCAGTCGTCGATATATACCCTAAAGTTTTATCTGACAGGACTATGGGGTACCTCAGACCGAAAAGGTTGGAAACCACTCATTTAGCACCCTCTACAGTGaacttgtgcgtgtgtgtgtgttttcaatgGTTCCAGGTTACTGTACCTGCTTCAGCAGAGCTCGTCCAGTCTGGAGCTGCGGATCGAGTGTGCCGTGGTGCTGGGCAGCCTAGCGATGGGCACGGAGAACAACATCAAGTCCCTGGTGGACTGTCACATCATCCCTGCCCTTCTTCAAggttaggacacacacacacacacacacacacacacacacacacatacaccacacacacatgcaaatactTACTGCGGAGGACACCATCTTTGCTGAGACACACACTTAATGCACCACCTGTGTTTTGTGCTTCCAGGTCTCCTGTGTCCGGAGCTGATCTTCATTGAAGCGTGTCTTCGATGTCTCAGAACGGTTTTCATCAGTCCCGTCACCCCTGTGCAGCTGCTCTATACGGTAACTTGTCTCGTACACGTTCTGCCGGCAacagtgtataaatatatacatacacaatcTCTCTCTGCATACAGACATTATCAGTTTAGGGTTCCTCTAATTGTACGGTATAGAGTTCAACAGTGGACCGCCCAGTTTTTGAACGGCTCTGGTTCcagaagtgattttttttttttttttcccaattcaaTCGCTCCATtgacgattcagaaaatgtaaagAATTTAAAATCAGGAACGGAGCTCACAAGCCACGAGATAATTTGTCACCATTTTGAAACGGCAGAAAAAGGCAAAGGTACAAGACAGTAACAATCATAGACTTCAGTGGGAGAAGTTCACTAGCCATCACAGGTTCGCAGGTGTGGTacacatttccatggtaacaacGAGCTCCACCAATCCGAGACGTTGCTGttacgcttaggattgtgggtattGTATTACTTCTCTATTACcttggaaatccagagttcccacaagagcacaatttgaatttgttcagcgagttactctggcatcgagtaaagCTGCTCATTAattatgcccttgtagccgagctgcaccaatcacatcggtgtatctgatgtaggcggggccagaggtatgtgacatttctgagtctgtagcttttaaggaggaCGAggccaactgccactttgctcgtttgaaagccatgatgtctctctctcatgggccaAAGTAATCTCTAGTAAAgcaaggggaggtaaccttgccccttatgacctcataaaggtCAAGACTCCAGATcagccaatctgagctttcattgtctcaaaggcagagcaggatacccagggctcggtttacacctatctccatttctagccactggggggaccatgggaggctgggggaactcatattaatgttaaaaacctcataaagtgcaatgggacctttaaaacaagtttaataATACACAGACTCGTGGCTTCTACTGCGACGAAAACCTTTGTTTCACAACCTCGTAGCTTGTGCTTAGCCCACCTTGAATGGTTTAGACACATAATCAAAATCCTTTTGGATAAAAGTAACAGGATTTCGCCTGTCGTTACCAAACTGTTAAGCTCCATAGCAAGGACAAGGCCAATTCTAACAATTCTCATTTTAAATGATATTTTGgtgatgtttgttgttttgttttaggaCCCCACTGTGATTCCCCATCTAATGTTTCTACTGAGCCGCTCACAGAGAACCCAGGAGTACATCACCCAGATCTTCTCCCACTGTTGTAAGGTATTTGTTGGTATttgttcacacacaaacacagtggaGTCCGTCGCACTTGTAGCCAGACAAAGATTCATTGTTCATGGGATGTTTGTTGTCTCCAGACCCCAGAGCACCAGACGGTTCTTTTCAACCACAGCGCCATCCAAAACATTGCCCCTCTACTTATCTCACCCTCTTATAAGGTATACGGTTGTCTCGCTGTGACTGCATTTCTTTACCCAATTGCACAATACAACCTTTCACTCATAATTACCTCTGTATTGTCGTTCTCTCCTTCCGACCTCGTTGCCTCCCCAGGTCCGGATGCAGGCGTTAAAGTGTTTCTCAGTCCTGGCCTATGAGAACTCTCAGGTCTCCATGACACTGGTGAATGGtgagtctcttttctttcagtcTGATCAAcggtacatttccaggatagcCTGACATCGAGCGCTTAGCCTACGTACAAGATGCTCTACTCTCTGTGCTTTGCCGTTATCAAAATCCCTTTTCTCCACGGCAAACgacaacaaactttgagctggtaagctacacgctgaaaatggcaagttttgaagacaATTTAGATTGTCGCGGGCCTGCTTGggttctttcggggaatgattgtaaagctTACAAAGAATACAATATGTCTacggcatttactctctaacttTGGGACCGATTGTcgggattgctgtggacgaagtacacacagatatacactaatgaggtttaaccatgtatccagataatggctcacgttactgtattatgtgaacagttaacttcatttcatattttatgtgGCCTTTTCGTCTGCGGatgtgcaaatgttccaccaaaacaagttccttcccgagaatATTTAGCAGAGCCGCCGCCGCTGTGTCCGGAggttagccccgcccaagacgactgggattggtttaaagaaatgcaaacaacccagagcgttatttcctcctatcccagaatgtatctgtggtgtagccagaccttactccacagcgctgtagagaAAGGTCTGCCAATGTGAGACTCTTCTCTTGAGCTTCCTTGTTCAACACTGTTTATCTGGGTTTTTGTTGCCAGTGCTGGTGGATGGCGAGCTGCTCTCTCAGGTATTTGTCAGAATGATGCAAAGGGATCAACCCATTGAAATGCAACTAACGGCGGCCAAATGGTGAGTGGCACAAATTGAtaatgaattaataataaatgaCTATTTCCTGTATACTTTTCCCTTAAACGTCCTCTCTCCCACCCCCTTCTGTCCCAGTCTAACGTACATGTGTCGAGCGGGGGCCATCAGGACAGACGACAGCTGCATAGTCCTAAAGGTCAGCCTTTCCCGAGACCTCCGCAACTCTATTATATCAGTggcacttttttgttttactaatATTTTTATGATAAAACTTCTAACAAGCTCCCCTCCCTCTGACCCAACCCACAACAAAGTATCTCTCCTAACATCTGTTATACTATGAgagccacacacaaaaaaagaagcaaattaTACATGACATAACAACAGTACCATTAGCAAATTCATGATATGCATAAATACCAAAAACAAATCTAAGAGTTGCACCTTTTTGCTATCACCCTCCAACACACGTCTCAGTCCTTTCCCCTTCTGGGGTTCCAGTGGCACTTCTTTACTCACTGTGCATGTGACGTCCTGTTCTCCGTTCCAGACCCTGCCGTGCCTCGTGCGGATGTGCAGTAAAGAGCATTTGCTTGAGGAGAGGGTGGAGGGTGCAGAGACGCTGGCCTACCTGATGGAGCCCGACGTAGAGCTGCAGAGGATCGCCAGCACCACCGACCACCTGGTGGCCATGCTAGCCGACTACTTCAAATACCCCAGCTCTGTGTCTGCCATCACGGACATCAAGAGGGTGGGTCAGTGGGCCTGAGCGGGTCCTTTTCATGGGATTAGAACAGGCCCCTCTGGCCCAAAAATCCTTTTTTCCACATAGTCTTACTTGGCAAAAGACACGTCTGTAAATCAGTAGATACATTTTTTAGAGCGTCACATCCCCCACAAAATAACTTGTTTTACTCTCAGGATTTAACATGCTCTCAATGGCAATaccaacatgctgatgtttagcaggaaggatgtttaccatgttcaacGTCTTAATTTAGCACGTTAGCATGCAAACTTTTGTTAATTGGCACTAAACCCAAAGTAGAAGAAGTGCCCTTGAGCCATGTCGCTAGCATGGCTCATAATCATAGTCAGAATTACTTTTCTTAATAAGGACAATTAAAAGGCTATTTCTTTCATCAGACGAGATTATTTTGCTCAGACTTCCAGACAGCACTTTTGCCAGTGCCTGTTATTGTAATCAGCTATGACCCAATTATCCCTAATGTGTCTGAATGTACCTTTTTGTTTCAATAAGTGAGTCTGattatgaatgttttttttcatatttagcaaacatttattattaggaagtaaaaaagaagcctttaaaatgtttgactCTTCTATGAACTTTAAAGATAAGatatccttttttattattatcagagttgtgccccccccccccccgtttgactgtctgtctgtcatctgCAGCTGGACCATGACCTGAAGCACGCACACGAACTGAGACAAGCTGCTTTCAAACTTTACGCCTCACTAGGCTCCAACGACGAGGACATCCGCAAAAAGGTGACCTTTCCTCCTTGGGTGGGTTTCTGTTTGCATATACAATGGTGCACATACATAATTATGTCATAatccctcctctcttttttttggtcatcagatcacagagacagagaacatGATGGACAGGATAGTCAGCGGCCTATCAGAATCCAGCATTAAAGTCCGTTTGGCGGCCGTAAGGTACGGTGAACTTCCTACCCTGACATCTGAGCTTGCCAATATTTCCTTTGAACTCCCTTTAGTCTAGAGCTGCTACGACTAAACAAacaattgattagttgtcaactattacaTTAATCTGGAACTGTTTTGATAATTAATTGAGTCACTGagtcacttttatgaatttaaATTTGGGACATTTACTGAACTCTCACCTGGGCCGTATGTCTCCCCTCTGAATCCAAATTACACTAAACCGTTATAGATAACAGGCGGTATTGCTTTTTAATTGATTATGTGTTAatagcattctttttttttttttttttttttttttaagtttattttttggggttttatccCTTTATTTGGACAGGACAGATGCAagtatgtgtgaaagggggagagagagaggggggagtgaCATGGGCAAAGGCCACAGGCCAGATTGAACCGCGGCCCGCCCGTCCGATTATCaagcctctatacatgggcatccgcacagaccactgcgctatctggatgcccaTGAGCATTCTTAATAATGTTCCTGTTTCTCTACACACAATTAACCCTTTTGTATCCACCTGTCATTTTATTTAGGACCAAATTgggtttaaagctatagtgcgtagtttctagAATTCTAAGAAATGGGAACAAAACTGTCCCCGCGTCTCCAACATACGTGCCTTATGTGACACCCCACCCCCCGCGGTTGCTAGTAGAAAGGAGTACACAGAGGAttacaaaaacatgatggaGTCTCAAGAAGAgataattatcttcactcgagtttctgcgtgGGAAAGTCACAGAACACAGCCCTGCTGAGAACTCCAGAGAGATGCGTGGAGTTGAAAGTctgaattagctttgtagcaagtCATTTGGGGATGGCTTGGACATAACTGCTATTAAACTGTGACTAAACTCTCCCCCGTTTGTCCGCTACCttatttgtttggtttgttttttcccagGTGTCTTCACAGCCTGTCGCGGTCGGTACAGCAGCTGAGGACCAGCTTCCATGACCACGCGGTGTGGAAGCCCCTCATGAAGGTCAGTGGAGTGCTGATTAGGGTTTTAATGATTATTAGAAACTTCTAAACACAAACTcaactttattcatatagcacctttcatgcAAGCACGCAGCCCAAAGATGAAGGAAATCTCGGCTCGGTAAAAGAACAGAACATATAACCAAGACTAAACAATTACAACAATAAGACAATTCaatgatttttccttttttaaataaacaaaaccaacTGAATAAATTAAATACCAGAGTTGAAAAAGAAGATGGTTAAACAAATGTTTAAGATTTAATATCTGTACCTTAAGTGTTGCGGCCCCATCCCTCTGGAACACCCTCCCTGCAGATATCCGAAATGCTACAGTGGCTTGCGCAAGTTTatacacccatg belongs to Etheostoma spectabile isolate EspeVRDwgs_2016 chromosome 5, UIUC_Espe_1.0, whole genome shotgun sequence and includes:
- the armc8 gene encoding armadillo repeat-containing protein 8 isoform X1; amino-acid sequence: MACLLEAPLRISVLSEVTATSRHYVDRLFDPEPQKVLQGVIDMKNAVIGNNKQKANLIVLGAVPRLLYLLQQSSSSLELRIECAVVLGSLAMGTENNIKSLVDCHIIPALLQGLLCPELIFIEACLRCLRTVFISPVTPVQLLYTDPTVIPHLMFLLSRSQRTQEYITQIFSHCCKTPEHQTVLFNHSAIQNIAPLLISPSYKVRMQALKCFSVLAYENSQVSMTLVNVLVDGELLSQVFVRMMQRDQPIEMQLTAAKCLTYMCRAGAIRTDDSCIVLKTLPCLVRMCSKEHLLEERVEGAETLAYLMEPDVELQRIASTTDHLVAMLADYFKYPSSVSAITDIKRLDHDLKHAHELRQAAFKLYASLGSNDEDIRKKITETENMMDRIVSGLSESSIKVRLAAVRCLHSLSRSVQQLRTSFHDHAVWKPLMKMLQNAPDEVLVMASSTLCNLLLEFSPSKEPILESGVIELLCSLTQSDSPALRVNGIWALMNMAFQADQKVKVEIVRSLGTEQLFRLLSDPDSNVLMKTLGLLRNLLSTRPHIDQIMSSHGKQIMQAVTLILEAEHSVEVKEQTLCILANIADGNTAKELIMTNDDMLQKIKYYMGHSNVKLQLAATFCISNLIWNEEDVQAVVNSDFSHKGSQERQDKLREMGFVDILHKLTQASDPNLCDRAKTAMQQYLA
- the armc8 gene encoding armadillo repeat-containing protein 8 isoform X2, whose product is MACLLEAPLRISVLSEVTATSRHYVDRLFDPEPQKVLQGVIDMKNAVIGNNKQKANLIVLGAVPRLLYLLQQSSSSLELRIECAVVLGSLAMGTENNIKSLVDCHIIPALLQGLLCPELIFIEACLRCLRTVFISPVTPVQLLYTDPTVIPHLMFLLSRSQRTQEYITQIFSHCCKTPEHQTVLFNHSAIQNIAPLLISPSYKVRMQALKCFSVLAYENSQVSMTLVNVLVDGELLSQVFVRMMQRDQPIEMQLTAAKCLTYMCRAGAIRTDDSCIVLKTLPCLVRMCSKEHLLEERVEGAETLAYLMEPDVELQRIASTTDHLVAMLADYFKYPSSVSAITDIKRLDHDLKHAHELRQAAFKLYASLGSNDEDIRKKITETENMMDRIVSGLSESSIKVRLAAVRCLHSLSRSVQQLRTSFHDHAVWKPLMKMLQNAPDEVLVMASSTLCNLLLEFSPSKEPILESGVIELLCSLTQSDSPALRVNGIWALMNMAFQADQKVKVEIVRSLGTEQLFRLLSDPDSNVLMKTLGLLRNLLSTRPHIDQIMSSHGKQIMQAVTLILEAEHSVEVKEQTLCILANIADGNTAKELIMTNDDMLQKIKYYMGHSNVKLQLAATFCISNLIWNEEDGSQERQDKLREMGFVDILHKLTQASDPNLCDRAKTAMQQYLA